From Heptranchias perlo isolate sHepPer1 chromosome 8, sHepPer1.hap1, whole genome shotgun sequence, a single genomic window includes:
- the LOC137324144 gene encoding multiple coagulation factor deficiency protein 2 homolog has protein sequence MSVEELEFYYFTLHDFDKNMFLDGLEIMTALEESLEEPLAAFPTEDMMTLLMEMTDEVLEKDDVDKDGYLSYYEYMHSQNRTASPTTILDKTAKEKASKQKT, from the exons ATGTCAGTCGAAGAGTTAGAATTCTATTATTTCAC TCTGCATGATTTTGACAAAAATATGTTCTTGGATGGTCTGGAAATAATGACTGCACTGGAAGAGTCTCTTGAAGAGCCCCTGGCTGCTTTTCCAACAGAAGACATGATGACATTACTAATGG AAATGACAGATGAAGTTTTGGAAAAGGATGATGTAGACAAGGATGGGTATTTATCCTACTACGAGTACATGCACTCACAAAACAGGACAGCGAGTCCTACCACAATCCTGGATAAAACCGCAAAAGAAAAAGCTTCAAAACAGAAAACCTGA